One genomic region from Lycorma delicatula isolate Av1 chromosome 1, ASM4794821v1, whole genome shotgun sequence encodes:
- the mats gene encoding MOB kinase activator-like 1 isoform X2, producing the protein MSFLFGSRSSKTFKPKKNIPEGTHQYDLMKHAAATLGSGNLRLAVLLPEGEDLNEWVAVNTVDFFNQINMLYGTITEFCTEESCPIMSAGPKYEYHWADGHTVKKPIKCSAPKYIDYLMTWVQDQLDDETLFPSKIGVPFPKNFLSIAKTILKRLFRVYAHIYHQHFSEVVQLGEEAHLNTSFKHFIFFVQEFNLIERRELAPLQELIEKLTAKDTTR; encoded by the exons ATGAGCTTCCTGTT TGGAAGCCGATCATCAAAGACATTCAAGCCAAAGAAGAATATTCCAGAAGGTACACATCAATATGATTTGATGAAGCATGCTGCTGCAACGTTGGGTTCTGGAAATCTGAGATTGGCTGTACTATTACCTGAGGGTGAAGATCTCAACGAATGGGTAGCTGTTAATA cTGTTGACttctttaatcaaataaatatgttGTATGGAACAATAActgaattctgtacagaagaaagTTGTCCAATAATGTCTGCAGGACCAAAGTATGAATACCATTGGGCAGATGGGCATACTGTTAAAAAGCCCATTAAGTGTTCTGCCCCAAAATATATAGACTATTTGATGACGTGGGTTCAAGATCAACTTGATGATGAAACACTTTTTCCATCTAAAATAG gtGTCCCATTTCCAAAGAACTTTTTATCTATAGCAAAAACAATACTGAAACGGCTATTCAGAGTGTATGCACACATTTATCATCAGCATTTCTCAGAAGTTGTTCAGCTTGGAGAGGAAGCACATCTAAATACTTCTTTTAAGCATTTCATCTTTTTTGTTcaa GAGTTTAATTTAATCGAAAGAAGGGAGCTCGCACCTTTACAAGAGTTAATTGAAAAGCTGACCGCTAAAGACACTACACGATGA
- the mats gene encoding MOB kinase activator-like 1 isoform X1 translates to MSFLFVIDDDDSGSRSSKTFKPKKNIPEGTHQYDLMKHAAATLGSGNLRLAVLLPEGEDLNEWVAVNTVDFFNQINMLYGTITEFCTEESCPIMSAGPKYEYHWADGHTVKKPIKCSAPKYIDYLMTWVQDQLDDETLFPSKIGVPFPKNFLSIAKTILKRLFRVYAHIYHQHFSEVVQLGEEAHLNTSFKHFIFFVQEFNLIERRELAPLQELIEKLTAKDTTR, encoded by the exons ATGAGCTTCCTGTT tgtTATTGATGATGATGACAGTGGAAGCCGATCATCAAAGACATTCAAGCCAAAGAAGAATATTCCAGAAGGTACACATCAATATGATTTGATGAAGCATGCTGCTGCAACGTTGGGTTCTGGAAATCTGAGATTGGCTGTACTATTACCTGAGGGTGAAGATCTCAACGAATGGGTAGCTGTTAATA cTGTTGACttctttaatcaaataaatatgttGTATGGAACAATAActgaattctgtacagaagaaagTTGTCCAATAATGTCTGCAGGACCAAAGTATGAATACCATTGGGCAGATGGGCATACTGTTAAAAAGCCCATTAAGTGTTCTGCCCCAAAATATATAGACTATTTGATGACGTGGGTTCAAGATCAACTTGATGATGAAACACTTTTTCCATCTAAAATAG gtGTCCCATTTCCAAAGAACTTTTTATCTATAGCAAAAACAATACTGAAACGGCTATTCAGAGTGTATGCACACATTTATCATCAGCATTTCTCAGAAGTTGTTCAGCTTGGAGAGGAAGCACATCTAAATACTTCTTTTAAGCATTTCATCTTTTTTGTTcaa GAGTTTAATTTAATCGAAAGAAGGGAGCTCGCACCTTTACAAGAGTTAATTGAAAAGCTGACCGCTAAAGACACTACACGATGA